One Candidatus Nitronauta litoralis genomic window, ATGATGTCATCGATGTTGTAGCCCATACCCGTGGTCGACGTGGTGAACAACCGACGAATCATTGCTTTCGTCCGAGTGGGAGCTTTACCTTCATAAATCTTCATGTAATCCGCAAAACGCCTGTCACCTGTAACCTCTGACAGTCTCAGAGCGAATTCCCGATGAATCAGGTTATCGTCAATGGTGTCGAAAACAGGCTTAATACCGGTACCACCCCAAATCTGATGGAACGGATTAGAACAAGAAGACGTAATCTCATAACTCTCAAACTCAGCCCAGGAGTTCGGCGCAAGTACGATGTCTGAGTACTCACAAGAACCCGTGAACTCGATGTCCTGAGCTATGATCATGTCAATGCTGTTATTGGTATTAAAAATTAATTCATAAAACCACTTCGCATTGTTGATTACGTTAACGTTTACAAACCACATCAACTTGGTCGGAGTCGGCATATGGGAACGACCCGTGAAAACCTTACGTCCATACCGTGGGGTATTAACGATAAGAGCTTTATCACGATGCGCCCAGTAGCTGACTTCTTCACCCTTCATGTACCCCTTAACATTGGCCCAGTCGACATTTTTGGCTGGATCAGTGATCGGGTTGAAAGGATCTTCAGCAACCATCGCCGCAAAGCCAGGACCTGACCAGTGAGAACCCTGGTAGTTACCAGCTTTGTAGTTTCCGGACCAGGTATGAGAACCGGAACCCTTCGGACCTACGTTACCGGTCAACAACAGCGGAACATAGGATGCGCGGTTATGCATGGTGGCATGGAAGTAGTGATTGATACCCTCACCGTAGTGGATCTCAACGGGGAGAATCGTACCCATGTCACGCGCCAGACGAACAACGAGATCCTTAGGAGCATGAGAAATCTGATGAGTGGTATCCAGATCGTAGTCCTTCAGATGGATCTTGTACATTTCGTACAGAGGCATAGCCGTGATGGTCTTGCCATTTACAAGCTTAATATCATAAACACCGTCCAGAGCTGGATCGATGTTCTTTTTACGCATTTTCGCACCGATGTCTTCGCGAGTGATCGCTACAGGCTTGTCGGTGTTGGTATCCCAGACAACAAAGTCCGGCATTTTGTCCCGATTGAAGTTCTTCATCCACTTGGTGGTGAAGCCATCTTTCGGAAGCGGCTGAGGCTTATAACCGGGAATAAAATCATCCGGATGCAAGCGCGTCAGGTTATCGGTACGTACCAGAAGAGGCATATCGGTGTAATCCTTGATGTAAGGAATATCCGTCAACCCTTCGTCCATGATGATTTTGGCCGTACCAAGGAAAATGGCGATATCTGAAAGACCAGCGCGAACCGGAATCCAGTAATCAGCCTTCGTCGCAGGAGGATTGTACTCCGGCGCAATAGAAACCAGCGTACCACCACGTTCCATGATTTCAGTGTACCAATGCGCTTCCGGCATCTTGTTTTCAATGAGGTTTTTACCCCACTGAATGGTCAGCTTCGCATAACGATGATCAGCGAAGTCGATGTCAGAAGTCTGCATACCATGCACCCAGGAATGCCCCGGAGCCTGATCACCATGCCAGGTGTAGTTGGACCACGCACGACCACCCAAAACATGACCAGGACCACGGCCACGCACGATAGCATCGATCAAAACCACCATGTTGGCAACTCGGTAAAGACCATATTTACCAACAACACCGGCCATTCCCATACCACCGCGGTATTTCATAACGCGTGAACCGGAACCGCCCATGGCTTCGATCATTTCTGGCTGATAACCTTCGTTTTTCAGGCGCTGGGCACCACGAGGACCGGAGTAGGCTTTACCTACCGCAATGTGCCCCTTAGCCAGATAAGTGAAGGTCTGATCCCAGGTCATACGAACAAACTCGTCCGTTCCCC contains:
- a CDS encoding molybdopterin-dependent oxidoreductase, with amino-acid sequence MRLNRRKFLQVSAGVATAMALSSKRVGAQLKPVVKVGNPLESYPDRRWEEVYRDQYKYERSFTYCCSPNDTHQCRVRGFVRNGILMRIEQNYDHHKILDLYGNQSDAAWNPRMCLRGMTFPRRVYGPYRNKYPMIRVGWKQWADDGFPYLDKENREKYKFTSRGTDEFVRMTWDQTFTYLAKGHIAVGKAYSGPRGAQRLKNEGYQPEMIEAMGGSGSRVMKYRGGMGMAGVVGKYGLYRVANMVVLIDAIVRGRGPGHVLGGRAWSNYTWHGDQAPGHSWVHGMQTSDIDFADHRYAKLTIQWGKNLIENKMPEAHWYTEIMERGGTLVSIAPEYNPPATKADYWIPVRAGLSDIAIFLGTAKIIMDEGLTDIPYIKDYTDMPLLVRTDNLTRLHPDDFIPGYKPQPLPKDGFTTKWMKNFNRDKMPDFVVWDTNTDKPVAITREDIGAKMRKKNIDPALDGVYDIKLVNGKTITAMPLYEMYKIHLKDYDLDTTHQISHAPKDLVVRLARDMGTILPVEIHYGEGINHYFHATMHNRASYVPLLLTGNVGPKGSGSHTWSGNYKAGNYQGSHWSGPGFAAMVAEDPFNPITDPAKNVDWANVKGYMKGEEVSYWAHRDKALIVNTPRYGRKVFTGRSHMPTPTKLMWFVNVNVINNAKWFYELIFNTNNSIDMIIAQDIEFTGSCEYSDIVLAPNSWAEFESYEITSSCSNPFHQIWGGTGIKPVFDTIDDNLIHREFALRLSEVTGDRRFADYMKIYEGKAPTRTKAMIRRLFTTSTTGMGYNIDDIINGKYGEPGACLMLFRTYPRSPFWEMFTESKPYYTPNGRIQFYNDEPEAIEFGENFVVHREGPEATPYLPNVIVSTNPYIRPDDYGIPEDEQDPDLRHVRNIKKPWSSVRTTKNFLWEKGYRFYCVTPKSRHTAHSSWATTDWNMIWNNNFGDPYRMDKRSPGVGEWQVHMNPFLCKDLGINDGDYIYCDANPADRPYMGWKPSDPRYKVGRLMLRAKYNPAYPYHTTMMKHATWAGTERTVKAHEERPDGRAMSMTTPYQSNFRYGGQQSITRSWLMPMHQTDSLFHKAKSKMKFKHGYEADNHAVNATPKETLVKFSKAEDGGLHGKGLWEPVRTGYTPESPLKDRFAEMYLAGQYVRTKI